The sequence ACGCCGTGCTTCACCTCGGCCTCACCCAGGTCGTGCAAGGTCTTTGACCACTCGCTCAATTGATTGAGGGTTTCCGAGACCGTCCTCGATACCAGGATATGGCCGGCATCACCCACGTCCATCACGCGCTGCGCGGAATTGATGCCGCCGCCGGCCACGTTGGAATTCGCGTTGATGTCGGCGATGCGATACACCGGGCCGGAATGCACGCCCATGCGCAGTGGCAGATCGGGGTGATTCTTCAGCTCGCGAGCGACCTCAATAGCGCACTGCACCGGCGCGACAGGGTTCTGGAAGAACACCAGCGCCATGCCATCGCCGGTGGGCAGGGAAATAATCTGGTTGGCTTGCTGCGCGCGACGATACTCGGCGGTGCCGCGCACGATCTCACCGAGCTTCTGAATGCGCTGGCTTTGCAGATCCATGTGCAGCATCGAGTAGCTCACCAGATCCATGAACAGCACGTAAGCCGTCTCCAGCCCCTGCGAGGAGGAGGAAGCTGGCAGTGCCGGAACGGCTGGTACGGGCGCGGAGATGGATGCCTCGGCGCCGAGCGCGCGGGCAATCTCTTCGCCGAAGTCACGCGGGCGAGCCTGTCGTTCTCCCGGCAGGTAAGAGACAGCTCTCACGATGGTGTTTTCCGCTGCCTCGGGTATGTCGGAGCGTATCTGACGCGGCTTCACGCCAAGGCCTTGTGGCGTGGTCTCCGGCCGTTGGCCGGTTAGCATCTCGTAGGCAATTACGCCGAGCGCGTAGATGTCGCTCGACCCGGTCGCCTGTCCCATCACCTGCTCGGGAGCCATGTAGGCCAGCGTGCCGACCACCTTGGACGCTTGGGGCTGGCCGCCAACGACCTGTGAGTCGCGCACGGAGGCGATGCCGAAGTCGATGAGTTTGACTTGTATCTCGCCTTCGCCGAGCGACTGCACCATAATGTTTTCCGGCTTCAGGTCGCGATGAAACACGCCCTTGTCGTGCGCCGCGCTGAGCGCCTGTCCTACCTGGCGGAGAATGCGCGCCGCCTGTCGAAACTCCATTCCGCCGGGGTGGATGAGCGTGCGCAGCGTAACACCCTCGACAAACTGCATTACCAGAAACGGCTGATGATCCGGCGTCTCGCCGGTGTCGAGCACGCCCACCACGCCGGGATGATCGATGCGCGCCATGGCCTCGATCTCCTGCTGAAACTTCTTCTGGAAATAAGTGTCGGGAGAGGAGCCGTCATGCAGCAGTTTAATTACGACGGGTTTCGAGAGTAGTTGTTTGTCGCGCGCCAGGAACACCACGCCGAAGCCGCCGCGTCCCAACTCACGCTCGATGAGGTAGCGATTCTTCCAGATGCTTCCGGAAGGGTCGGACGCGGGTGTACCCGGAATCGGTTGGGTTCGTTCAAACTCTGCGGCCATGATGTTCTGTAGCCTTCCGCTTACTGGGTTGATGCAATTCGATCGCCAACCTTTGGAGTTCCCGCGCCGCTGAATTTGCCGACCGAGGAGGTCGCGTCTACTTCCGTGATGGTCACTTCGCCGACGGCCTCCTCGATTCTGCGAATGACTTTCCCGGTTGCGGGATCTTTGATCTCGCGACCGGAACGTTTCACATCCAACTTCATCCCAATTTGCACGCCCACTTTGGTTCCAATGTTCAGAACCAGGACTCCGCCTGTCGCATCGGCCACGAGTCCTTCGACCGAAACTTTCTTTCCGACAACCTTGTCGGCGTTGGCATTGAGGTCAACGGTAAGTGTGGTGACGGCCTTGTTCACGGCTTCGCCGATGATGGTGTCGCGGAAATTCGAGCTTTTCATGTCGATGCTTCCGACCCCTGAGCTGCTGTTGCCCACAATGCCTGTGCCTGAGCGCGTCGATTCACCTTTGCCGCTGGCGACGGCGTAAATCTCAGCCGACTCCGTGCCTACCAGCCGCGCGCTGATACTTACCACCGCCTTGCTCTCCTTTCTGGACACACCGCCGATGCCGAAGCGTCCGCCGACTCGACTGAGCGCGCCGCCGCCGACGTTGGTGGTCTTATCGTCTGCGCCAAACTGAGTGATGCTGCCGATGATGATTCCATCTACGCCGAGAATCTTCCCAATCTTCGCGGCGGTATTCGCGTCGGCGCGATCACTGTTAGAGAAATCTTGTTCAGAGAGAATCTTGTCGAGGGCTTTGCGATCCACGACGGAGTAGGTCCCGGTCTTGACCAACTCCTCGACCATCAGGTCCGCAATGCCTTTGCCAATATCGACACTGGATCCCATCACGGACGAAACGGAGCCTTGAACGGTAGCGTACTCGAAATCAAAAACCGCGACACGTTTCTTCTGCGCTTGCCCCGGAACAGCGAACAACGCCAATAGAATTATGGTTGCTGCCACGCCGATTCTTTTACGCATCTCGACCTCCACTGCCATGCCGACCTCGACTGTGATCCCGGCTGGAACGCCGACCCTCTTGGCCCGGCACATACAGCCTATCCCATCGAATTATACAACAGGCATGGGTGTATCGGGAGGGTCTCTTTATAGGTTGCCAGGGTCGTGCGTCTGGGCTTCCAGACACCCCGCGAATTCCTCCTTGATTGGTCCGCCTGGAGTGATATACTGGCCGCCAGTCCGCACTGGCCCGTGCCGCCGGACTAGCTGACGGTAATACGGAGACGCAATCACCCGAAGGAGCCCCACCTATGGATAGAAAGACTGCAAAGGAATTTCCGCA is a genomic window of Acidobacteriota bacterium containing:
- a CDS encoding curli production assembly protein CsgG, translating into MRKRIGVAATIILLALFAVPGQAQKKRVAVFDFEYATVQGSVSSVMGSSVDIGKGIADLMVEELVKTGTYSVVDRKALDKILSEQDFSNSDRADANTAAKIGKILGVDGIIIGSITQFGADDKTTNVGGGALSRVGGRFGIGGVSRKESKAVVSISARLVGTESAEIYAVASGKGESTRSGTGIVGNSSSGVGSIDMKSSNFRDTIIGEAVNKAVTTLTVDLNANADKVVGKKVSVEGLVADATGGVLVLNIGTKVGVQIGMKLDVKRSGREIKDPATGKVIRRIEEAVGEVTITEVDATSSVGKFSGAGTPKVGDRIASTQ